Proteins from a single region of Coraliomargarita parva:
- a CDS encoding alpha-mannosidase — protein sequence MLPNHHLLQLIPNRIQAAINRLEAAAWTDRRPVAVEASKARPEQVTLAEGKAYKRSKVKPCSFWGRLFDQRWCLVTLPEVSDDNTWLEWLDQGEATLYVDDKAHFGFNVAHRRCRLPKGVKEVWVQSSCIQSAIWHPDAKDMGAEGSYFEGACVLRRDDAAWGGFHDLKCMFDLAMDQRHRENPQVPTTLNGAGLQAPVDKFTPAYRRMLRGMEDAINELDRKGTPALRRSMAKLYAELKMDKTFAKCVLTGHAHLDLVWIWPERMGELKALNIFATADRLMDEYPEYRFAYSQPISYEAIAKREPELYERVLGRIRSGQWEATGAMYVESDTMIACGEALARSFVLGQKGFEAINGRLSTLTWLPDVFGYAACLPQIMKQTGVEYFFTTKMTWNAINRFPYSSFIWRGNDGSEILSHVTQESSYVTRVQVDELKSSMCGNQQADVCGEYLLPTGFGDGGGGATDWMIERARRLNALPGLPEVEWGQPESFFERLNKVRDELPVHQGECYLEYHRGTYTTHDNLKSSFRNLERAMQVAEAVSVMTGKTWDMEHAWKRLVFAQFHDYIPGSSVWDVYLEGLPELDREAEGQLAQAGKALAGKGEDCLFNPHAVEVQKWVDGPDGSAYVSLPPLSGQPLASVIQDLPDPVEVKGRKVSNGLATFRVNASGWIDQLSWEGVDVPLSGPVGQLMLYPDHAANFEAWDIDRHVLNIGELCKAKATITVVEEGAHRAGVAVTRKVGDSSEATVTFMLESGSPLVHVTVDLDWRETQSLLKLLFPTKYAATNARYGIPYGSVLRPQVPNGLQAEAMWEVPFSRYMAVFDEGEREGLFLATQSKYGATVREGVIGLSLVRSPLVTGYEMHSNAWPPHLTRLEVESPYSDMGAHRIQFAVGRYDSDFPRERQPASVAETLYTDPLPYAGKALPSVIESLEGGETLVPHWVKPTETGGWILRLHEVAGRRGQVSVNLRDGYQLSLTNLGESSLGEKSITKVNFKPYEVVSLHVSSITTD from the coding sequence ATGCTTCCCAATCATCATCTCCTTCAACTGATTCCGAATCGAATTCAAGCCGCCATCAACCGTCTGGAGGCTGCTGCCTGGACGGACCGACGGCCTGTTGCCGTCGAGGCCTCGAAAGCCCGGCCCGAGCAGGTGACGTTGGCCGAAGGCAAGGCTTACAAGCGCAGCAAGGTGAAGCCCTGTTCGTTCTGGGGGAGGCTTTTCGATCAACGCTGGTGCCTGGTGACCTTGCCTGAAGTTTCGGATGACAACACCTGGCTGGAGTGGTTGGACCAGGGCGAAGCGACGCTGTATGTCGACGACAAAGCCCATTTCGGTTTTAATGTGGCACATCGCCGTTGCCGCTTGCCGAAGGGCGTCAAAGAAGTCTGGGTGCAGTCGAGCTGTATCCAAAGTGCGATCTGGCATCCGGATGCCAAGGACATGGGAGCGGAAGGCAGCTATTTCGAAGGCGCGTGTGTGCTCCGGCGTGATGATGCCGCCTGGGGGGGCTTCCATGACTTGAAATGCATGTTCGACCTGGCCATGGATCAACGCCACCGCGAGAATCCGCAGGTCCCGACAACGCTGAATGGTGCGGGCCTGCAAGCGCCGGTCGATAAGTTCACGCCGGCCTACCGCCGCATGTTGCGTGGGATGGAAGACGCGATCAACGAGCTGGACCGCAAAGGCACCCCCGCGCTGCGCCGTAGCATGGCAAAGCTCTATGCTGAGCTGAAGATGGATAAGACCTTTGCCAAATGTGTCTTGACCGGCCACGCCCACCTCGACCTGGTCTGGATCTGGCCGGAGCGCATGGGCGAACTGAAGGCGCTCAATATTTTTGCCACTGCGGATCGCTTGATGGACGAGTATCCCGAATACCGCTTTGCCTACAGCCAGCCGATCAGCTATGAGGCGATCGCAAAGCGTGAGCCGGAACTGTATGAGCGTGTGCTGGGGCGTATTCGCTCGGGGCAGTGGGAGGCGACGGGGGCCATGTATGTGGAGTCGGATACGATGATCGCTTGCGGGGAAGCCTTGGCCCGTAGCTTTGTGCTGGGGCAAAAGGGCTTCGAGGCGATCAATGGCCGCTTGTCTACCTTGACTTGGCTGCCCGACGTCTTCGGTTATGCGGCCTGCTTGCCGCAGATCATGAAGCAGACGGGGGTGGAATATTTCTTCACTACCAAAATGACTTGGAATGCGATCAACCGCTTCCCCTATAGTAGCTTTATCTGGCGGGGGAATGACGGCTCCGAGATCTTGTCGCATGTCACGCAGGAGTCCAGCTATGTGACGCGCGTGCAGGTTGACGAGCTGAAGTCTTCGATGTGCGGTAACCAGCAGGCCGATGTGTGTGGCGAGTATTTGCTGCCCACCGGTTTCGGGGATGGTGGCGGTGGCGCGACCGATTGGATGATCGAACGGGCGCGTCGTTTGAATGCGCTGCCGGGCTTGCCCGAGGTCGAGTGGGGCCAGCCGGAGTCCTTCTTTGAGCGCCTCAACAAGGTGCGTGACGAGTTGCCGGTGCATCAGGGCGAATGCTATTTGGAATACCATCGTGGCACCTACACGACACATGACAATTTGAAGTCCAGTTTCCGGAATCTCGAACGGGCCATGCAGGTGGCCGAGGCGGTTTCCGTGATGACCGGCAAGACCTGGGACATGGAGCATGCCTGGAAGCGCTTGGTCTTCGCCCAATTCCACGATTACATTCCCGGCAGCTCGGTCTGGGATGTCTATCTGGAAGGCTTGCCCGAGCTCGACCGCGAGGCCGAGGGGCAACTGGCGCAAGCGGGCAAAGCCCTCGCCGGCAAGGGAGAGGATTGCCTCTTCAATCCGCATGCGGTCGAAGTGCAGAAGTGGGTCGATGGTCCGGATGGTTCGGCCTATGTCAGCTTGCCGCCGCTGAGCGGACAGCCGCTGGCATCGGTTATTCAGGACCTGCCCGATCCGGTTGAGGTCAAAGGCCGCAAGGTTTCCAATGGCTTAGCGACGTTCCGGGTGAATGCCTCCGGTTGGATTGATCAACTGAGCTGGGAAGGTGTGGATGTGCCGTTGTCGGGGCCGGTCGGGCAGTTGATGCTCTACCCGGATCATGCGGCCAACTTTGAGGCCTGGGATATCGATCGCCACGTCTTGAACATCGGAGAGCTCTGCAAGGCGAAGGCCACCATTACGGTCGTCGAAGAGGGTGCCCACCGTGCCGGTGTCGCGGTGACCCGGAAGGTCGGCGATTCCAGTGAAGCGACGGTTACCTTCATGCTGGAGTCGGGCAGCCCGCTGGTGCATGTGACTGTGGACTTGGATTGGCGTGAGACGCAGTCGCTCCTGAAGCTGCTCTTCCCGACGAAATATGCGGCCACCAATGCCCGCTACGGTATCCCTTATGGCAGTGTGCTTCGTCCCCAAGTGCCGAATGGCCTGCAAGCGGAAGCAATGTGGGAAGTGCCATTCAGTCGCTATATGGCGGTCTTTGATGAAGGGGAACGCGAAGGGCTTTTCCTCGCTACCCAATCAAAATACGGGGCCACTGTGCGTGAAGGCGTGATCGGCCTCAGTCTCGTTCGAAGCCCGCTGGTGACCGGTTACGAAATGCATTCGAATGCCTGGCCCCCGCACCTCACACGTCTGGAAGTCGAATCGCCCTACAGCGATATGGGAGCGCACCGGATCCAGTTTGCGGTTGGCCGTTATGACTCGGATTTCCCGCGTGAGCGTCAACCGGCGTCGGTGGCGGAGACCCTGTATACGGATCCGCTTCCTTACGCCGGGAAGGCTTTGCCGTCGGTGATCGAATCCTTGGAGGGAGGCGAGACCTTGGTGCCGCACTGGGTCAAGCCTACGGAGACTGGAGGTTGGATCCTGCGCCTGCATGAGGTCGCCGGTCGCCGGGGCCAGGTTTCCGTGAACTTGCGTGACGGTTATCAGCTTTCGCTGACAAATCTCGGGGAGTCCTCTTTGGGGGAGAAGTCTATTACCAAGGTCAACTTTAAGCCCTATGAGGTGGTCAGCCTGCATGTTTCATCTATCACCACGGACTGA
- a CDS encoding helix-turn-helix domain-containing protein: MTIYYAGLMFKLSTYDWPNAYACTYEAYNYNYIASPHVHAQDYHEFFWIESGRGCHLLNGERRLMETGYFALIRADDQHGFSAWDTEDRIRLINFAFPSSLWEKIRSAFFPDKVCFFDHKPIEKREYQLSVDDRERLRQMGNDLAAGRWNETNAAAYLHGVLALLDNRDRETTAHPATPEWLTHAIRSIETWPNFVGGVPEFVRIAGRSHEHVSRDCRRLLDTTPRDIVNRARLKWASMQLETSQKEIVDIAQDCGFENLGHFYKLFKAQHQTTPRQYRIKKGIPQLS, from the coding sequence ATGACAATTTATTACGCTGGCTTGATGTTCAAGCTCTCCACCTACGACTGGCCCAACGCCTACGCCTGCACCTACGAAGCCTATAATTATAACTATATCGCCTCCCCTCACGTGCACGCACAGGACTACCACGAGTTCTTCTGGATTGAGAGCGGACGCGGCTGCCACCTGCTCAACGGCGAGCGCAGACTCATGGAAACCGGCTATTTCGCCCTCATCCGGGCCGACGACCAGCACGGCTTTTCCGCCTGGGATACCGAGGATCGCATCCGCCTGATCAACTTTGCCTTCCCCTCCTCCCTTTGGGAAAAGATCCGGAGCGCCTTCTTTCCGGACAAAGTCTGCTTCTTTGATCACAAACCGATAGAGAAGCGCGAATACCAACTCAGCGTCGACGACCGCGAACGCCTCCGCCAGATGGGCAACGACCTCGCCGCCGGTCGCTGGAACGAGACCAACGCCGCCGCCTATCTCCACGGCGTGCTCGCCCTGCTCGACAACCGCGACCGTGAAACCACCGCGCATCCCGCCACACCCGAGTGGCTCACACACGCCATCCGCAGCATCGAAACCTGGCCGAATTTCGTCGGCGGCGTGCCCGAGTTTGTCCGCATCGCCGGACGCAGCCACGAGCATGTCAGCCGCGATTGTAGGCGTTTACTGGATACAACGCCACGCGACATCGTCAACCGCGCCCGGCTCAAGTGGGCCTCCATGCAGCTCGAAACCTCCCAAAAGGAAATCGTCGACATCGCCCAGGACTGCGGCTTCGAAAACCTCGGTCACTTCTACAAGCTCTTCAAAGCCCAGCACCAAACAACCCCACGCCAATACCGCATCAAAAAAGGCATCCCGCAGCTGTCCTAA
- a CDS encoding sulfatase family protein — MASAASTIRNVIYIHTHDMGRYISPYGHAVSTPHLQAFAERSTLFRQAYCCGPTCSPSRAGLLTGMTPHETGMLGLAHRGFTFSRPELHLAAYLKAKGFLTALCGMQHEFNSAWDQMPYEESHFKHDGPAGVDYDLDATKSAIEFLSCQQDRPYFLSYGLFYPHRPFLTADYNVFRPDYMRPPAPLPDTPEIRRDMADYAYTVNRADDCIGQVLETIYRYGHDRNSLIIMTTDHGIAFPGMKCNLTDHGIGVTLMMAAPGNQTAGAAVDALVSHLDIYPTICDLLGLAAPDHLQGSSLRPLLEGTTESIRDEVFSEVTFHAAYEPMRCVRTKRHKLIFRYELDQRPLANCDGSLSKDELLRFDWGSQILPQVELYDLMLDPSEACNRAADPVYADVRQDLERRLLDWMKRTSDPLLDGHVEQPVGTMVNVFESLDPEEGPFLRRM; from the coding sequence ATGGCTTCTGCTGCTTCCACTATTCGCAACGTCATTTATATTCACACACATGATATGGGGCGTTATATCAGCCCTTATGGGCACGCCGTCTCAACGCCGCATCTTCAGGCTTTTGCCGAGCGATCGACTCTGTTTCGTCAGGCTTACTGTTGCGGTCCGACTTGCTCGCCAAGCCGGGCAGGTCTCCTGACCGGAATGACTCCACACGAAACCGGCATGCTTGGGTTGGCTCACCGCGGCTTTACATTTTCTCGACCGGAGCTGCATCTCGCCGCCTACCTCAAGGCTAAGGGCTTTTTGACTGCCTTATGTGGCATGCAACACGAGTTTAATTCGGCATGGGATCAGATGCCCTACGAGGAGTCTCACTTTAAACACGATGGCCCGGCCGGCGTTGACTATGATCTCGATGCAACCAAATCCGCCATTGAGTTTCTGAGCTGCCAGCAGGACCGCCCGTATTTTCTTTCTTATGGGCTGTTTTATCCGCATCGACCGTTCCTGACTGCCGATTACAATGTCTTCCGACCGGATTATATGCGCCCACCTGCGCCTCTGCCCGATACGCCGGAAATCCGGCGCGATATGGCTGACTATGCCTACACCGTCAATCGGGCGGACGACTGTATAGGTCAGGTCTTGGAAACTATTTACCGATATGGGCATGATCGGAATTCGCTCATTATTATGACCACTGACCACGGGATCGCTTTTCCCGGAATGAAGTGCAACCTGACCGACCACGGTATCGGGGTTACTCTGATGATGGCGGCGCCGGGAAATCAGACTGCCGGAGCCGCAGTGGATGCACTGGTCTCGCATCTGGATATTTACCCGACTATTTGCGATCTGTTGGGCTTAGCTGCGCCTGACCACTTGCAAGGGAGCTCGTTGCGTCCTTTGCTGGAGGGCACAACCGAAAGCATCCGTGACGAGGTGTTTTCCGAAGTTACCTTTCATGCGGCCTATGAGCCCATGCGTTGTGTCCGGACCAAACGACACAAGCTTATCTTTCGCTACGAACTGGACCAGCGTCCGCTCGCTAATTGTGATGGCTCATTAAGCAAAGATGAGTTGCTGCGTTTTGACTGGGGTTCACAAATTCTACCCCAGGTGGAGCTGTATGACCTGATGCTGGATCCGAGCGAAGCATGTAATCGGGCAGCAGATCCCGTTTACGCCGATGTTCGCCAAGATCTTGAGCGTCGTCTGCTTGATTGGATGAAGCGGACGAGTGATCCGTTGTTAGATGGTCACGTGGAGCAGCCAGTTGGGACGATGGTTAATGTATTCGAGTCCTTGGATCCCGAAGAAGGACCATTCCTTCGTAGAATGTAA
- a CDS encoding prepilin-type N-terminal cleavage/methylation domain-containing protein, translating to MTNSSSENKRSAGMTLIEILSVIAIVAVLSGILLAVIGGAREKARLAKCSSNLRQLGVAVQLYTSDHQLALPFGYWIAQNSGDAQVWDQFVEPYLGEGLTEVLRCPSDYFAEEDSDFPRRSYAMVRNHQGGVAKTGYMTKNSPDALRLLSIGNPADTIMFTEYSCAKASGQGSDNVIGEIACSVVDTPLKQMQSGNGTQLHDGLFNYLFVDGHVECRSPEDTIGTGTLEAPLGMWTYASDD from the coding sequence ATGACAAACTCTTCATCAGAGAACAAGCGTTCGGCGGGTATGACCCTCATTGAAATTTTGTCCGTCATCGCAATTGTCGCGGTGCTGTCCGGGATTCTCTTGGCTGTCATTGGTGGTGCGCGCGAAAAGGCACGACTGGCCAAATGTTCCAGCAATCTGCGACAGTTGGGAGTCGCCGTGCAGCTCTATACTTCGGATCACCAACTGGCGCTTCCGTTTGGTTACTGGATTGCGCAAAACAGCGGAGATGCCCAAGTCTGGGACCAGTTCGTTGAACCCTATCTCGGCGAAGGTCTAACCGAGGTCTTGCGTTGTCCCAGCGATTACTTCGCTGAAGAGGACTCCGACTTTCCGCGCCGAAGCTATGCGATGGTTCGCAACCACCAAGGCGGTGTTGCCAAGACCGGTTACATGACTAAGAACTCGCCCGATGCGCTCCGTCTTTTGTCGATCGGCAATCCTGCCGATACCATTATGTTTACGGAGTATAGCTGTGCGAAAGCGTCCGGGCAGGGGTCGGATAATGTTATCGGCGAGATCGCCTGCAGTGTCGTTGACACTCCGCTCAAGCAAATGCAGAGCGGCAATGGAACCCAACTCCACGATGGCCTCTTCAACTACCTTTTTGTCGACGGGCATGTCGAATGCCGGAGTCCTGAAGATACCATAGGAACCGGCACTCTGGAGGCACCGCTTGGTATGTGGACCTATGCTTCCGACGATTAG
- a CDS encoding heparinase II/III domain-containing protein, protein MSYPFIIALASLSALALNNQCPAASSIPNPGFENQLEGWETHPSGDLVSSGIGTGFSHSGESGLRVADKDPSSGCEIRSARFPVTPDATYRLTFWGRGMEGKGLGVYLVFVDSKGNWLGVDGSKDGATLTLPEGETPWVPLSITAKAPGEAAKAFVRIHSYGQALVTADIDDFAMDELSPEEAAQLPENWMLSQERVKEIEGMMPQSLSGSMCGPGIDDRAAWEDFGKRVGPELLERADAMLNEPVPDASDELFLTFSRTGTRPEYEKPFRDRRVRLRVLTLAECIRDEGKYLPAIEKTLEAILKEKTWVLPAHDAHLDNFEGRVVDIDLGVAVRGATVATSVAWLGDRLSSDLRKHALAELDRRIFTPYLTKVHEGPRGKLCWWTHAPTNWNPVCHSQVVIAAMDALTDVHRRAEIVAGAEHFVKRYYDGFPLDGYCTEGLGYWDYGFGHYVLLAETLLRVTGGEINLYEPAIIGLAAQYPKKLKMAGNVYPSFADCPRYPKPFPWITDIIQYRYEGKIRDSNRRLIDSAFEQPAGGTLSEISVAAFPLTEFGDRPDAISVQKEESLLRTWFPSGGVFICRSVGDDPEVLEVAIKGGHNGETHNHNDVGGFVLALKGRSPIIDPGRDIYSKFDSYETVDLKGSQGHSVPRIAGKNQRSGRYALAEVISHQFTEDTDTIVLDLSRLYDVPELMRLERKFSYSRKNLGSLTVIDTVEFSRPQTYENAFITYGAVTMTTDKSALIVDGDSVISLATQADGNPSMRFKIEPLQTIIPRPPLRILASLPEPVLKATIRYELNPAKKEWASYVENRDPEATH, encoded by the coding sequence ATGAGCTATCCATTTATAATTGCATTGGCATCCCTAAGTGCCCTGGCACTGAATAATCAATGTCCGGCGGCAAGCAGTATCCCGAACCCGGGATTTGAAAATCAATTGGAGGGGTGGGAGACTCACCCTTCTGGTGATCTGGTCTCGAGCGGCATCGGCACAGGATTCTCCCATTCGGGAGAAAGTGGGCTTCGGGTCGCGGATAAGGATCCGTCTTCGGGGTGCGAAATTCGCTCTGCCCGTTTTCCAGTTACGCCTGACGCCACCTACCGGCTCACTTTTTGGGGTCGTGGCATGGAGGGGAAGGGGCTGGGTGTTTACCTTGTTTTCGTTGACTCAAAAGGGAACTGGCTGGGTGTTGATGGCTCGAAGGATGGAGCAACCCTGACACTGCCGGAGGGCGAGACACCTTGGGTTCCTCTCTCGATCACTGCCAAAGCGCCAGGGGAGGCAGCCAAGGCTTTTGTAAGGATCCATTCCTACGGGCAAGCTTTGGTGACTGCGGATATCGATGATTTCGCGATGGATGAGTTGTCTCCCGAGGAAGCGGCCCAGCTACCTGAAAATTGGATGCTTTCCCAAGAGAGGGTCAAAGAAATCGAAGGCATGATGCCTCAATCTTTGTCCGGGTCGATGTGCGGTCCTGGGATCGACGACAGGGCCGCGTGGGAGGACTTTGGCAAGCGTGTGGGGCCCGAGTTGCTGGAACGGGCGGACGCGATGCTGAATGAGCCGGTTCCCGATGCGTCAGACGAGCTATTCCTGACTTTTTCAAGGACTGGCACGCGTCCGGAATACGAAAAGCCTTTTCGTGACAGGCGAGTGAGGCTGCGCGTGCTTACCCTGGCTGAATGTATCCGTGACGAGGGTAAGTATCTGCCCGCCATTGAGAAAACTTTGGAGGCGATCCTGAAGGAGAAAACCTGGGTGTTACCTGCCCATGATGCCCATTTGGACAACTTTGAAGGACGTGTGGTGGATATTGATTTGGGGGTCGCTGTGCGAGGCGCGACTGTGGCGACTTCAGTGGCATGGTTGGGTGACCGTTTGTCGTCCGACTTGCGGAAACATGCGCTTGCCGAGCTGGACCGACGCATCTTCACGCCCTATTTGACCAAGGTTCATGAGGGGCCGAGAGGGAAACTATGCTGGTGGACACACGCTCCCACTAACTGGAATCCCGTGTGCCACTCGCAAGTTGTAATAGCTGCAATGGACGCACTCACGGATGTTCACCGGCGGGCGGAAATCGTCGCGGGTGCCGAGCATTTCGTGAAGCGCTATTATGATGGTTTCCCACTAGACGGTTATTGCACCGAAGGGCTGGGGTATTGGGATTATGGATTCGGCCATTACGTTTTGTTGGCAGAGACCTTGTTGCGCGTTACTGGCGGGGAAATTAACCTGTATGAGCCGGCAATCATCGGCTTGGCAGCTCAATACCCAAAGAAGCTTAAGATGGCGGGAAATGTTTACCCCTCCTTTGCCGATTGTCCGCGCTACCCAAAGCCTTTTCCATGGATAACGGATATTATACAATACCGCTACGAAGGTAAAATCCGCGACTCGAATCGCCGCTTGATCGATTCTGCATTTGAGCAGCCGGCAGGCGGCACCCTGTCCGAAATCTCGGTGGCTGCCTTTCCGCTGACTGAGTTTGGGGATCGTCCGGATGCCATCTCTGTCCAGAAAGAAGAGTCCCTGTTGCGGACCTGGTTTCCCTCCGGAGGCGTGTTCATCTGCCGTTCTGTTGGCGACGATCCCGAGGTGCTGGAAGTTGCCATAAAAGGAGGTCATAACGGCGAGACTCATAACCACAACGACGTTGGAGGTTTCGTATTGGCCCTGAAAGGACGAAGTCCGATTATCGATCCAGGACGCGACATCTATTCCAAATTTGACAGCTATGAGACGGTTGACCTGAAAGGTTCTCAAGGGCATTCCGTGCCACGTATTGCGGGCAAGAATCAGCGTTCCGGTCGTTACGCGCTGGCCGAAGTCATCAGTCATCAGTTTACCGAGGACACAGATACGATCGTCCTGGATCTTTCCCGGCTGTATGACGTGCCTGAGCTGATGCGACTCGAACGTAAATTCAGCTATTCGCGCAAAAACTTAGGGAGCCTGACGGTCATCGATACGGTGGAATTCTCCAGGCCGCAAACTTACGAGAACGCCTTTATTACCTATGGCGCGGTGACGATGACCACTGATAAGTCCGCTCTTATCGTAGATGGGGATTCCGTAATTTCCCTGGCTACTCAAGCTGATGGCAATCCGTCCATGCGTTTCAAGATAGAGCCGCTTCAGACGATTATCCCCAGACCTCCGCTACGTATCTTGGCTTCGCTTCCGGAGCCGGTCTTGAAGGCTACAATTCGATATGAACTGAATCCGGCAAAGAAAGAATGGGCGAGTTACGTGGAAAATCGCGACCCTGAAGCCACGCATTAG
- a CDS encoding hydroxyacid dehydrogenase, translated as MLPTISERADRGHYMKQRSIFLLDPTAFGIIYNEQARRSIDELTLNDGVAYLAEDILGQPGAFEDVEIIFSGWDCPTMNEELLQALPNLKAFFYGAGSVRKLVTDAFWRRGILLTSSYRANATPVAEFTVAAIVFALKQVWTLNRQLISREPGMDRFQIAGAYHGSSVGIISLGAIGQLVCEKLYRMELDVMAYDPYAPAQLFEEYGVVRVDNLHELFSRCNVVSLHTPLLAETENMITGEHLRALPPGSTFINTSRGKIVTEREMVEVLGERNDIFAVLDVLADESDMSASPLARMPNVFLTPHISGSMGVECSRMGSFAVEECRRYLNGEPPLTPVTKQMCEMMA; from the coding sequence ATGCTTCCGACGATTAGTGAACGCGCAGACAGGGGTCATTACATGAAACAACGATCTATTTTTTTACTCGATCCGACTGCTTTCGGGATTATCTATAATGAACAGGCTCGCCGGAGCATTGATGAATTAACGCTCAATGATGGTGTCGCATACCTGGCTGAGGATATCCTTGGCCAACCGGGTGCATTCGAGGATGTGGAAATCATTTTTTCCGGATGGGACTGTCCGACCATGAATGAGGAATTGCTTCAGGCTCTACCTAATCTGAAAGCATTTTTCTACGGTGCAGGTTCGGTTCGAAAACTCGTGACGGATGCATTTTGGAGGCGGGGCATCCTCTTGACCAGTTCGTATCGTGCCAACGCTACACCGGTGGCAGAATTTACCGTCGCAGCAATTGTCTTTGCTCTGAAGCAGGTCTGGACTCTCAATCGTCAGCTCATTTCTCGTGAACCGGGAATGGACCGTTTCCAGATTGCCGGCGCCTATCACGGATCTTCGGTCGGTATCATCTCCCTTGGCGCGATTGGGCAACTCGTCTGCGAAAAGCTATACCGAATGGAACTGGATGTCATGGCTTATGATCCCTACGCTCCAGCTCAACTTTTCGAAGAGTATGGCGTGGTTCGGGTTGATAATTTGCATGAACTGTTTTCGCGTTGTAATGTGGTTTCGCTACATACCCCGTTACTGGCGGAGACGGAAAACATGATAACAGGCGAGCACTTGCGTGCTTTGCCTCCCGGTTCTACGTTTATCAATACTTCGCGTGGCAAGATCGTGACCGAACGCGAAATGGTGGAAGTGCTTGGCGAGCGAAATGATATCTTCGCGGTTCTGGATGTGCTCGCTGATGAAAGCGACATGAGTGCATCACCGTTGGCCCGCATGCCGAATGTTTTCCTGACCCCCCATATCTCCGGTTCGATGGGAGTCGAGTGTTCCCGCATGGGTAGCTTTGCAGTGGAGGAATGTCGCCGTTATCTCAATGGAGAACCTCCTCTCACGCCTGTGACGAAGCAAATGTGTGAAATGATGGCATAA